From a region of the Bacillota bacterium genome:
- a CDS encoding Glu/Leu/Phe/Val dehydrogenase, with protein MAKKTAYETAMEQLDLVGKRMGLSETVIEQLREPERSLKVRFPVRMDDGKVKTFTGYRVQHNSALGPTKGGTRIHPEESYQDVVALSFWMTIKNALAGIPAGGAKGGIVADTLKLSDSELERVCRKYVREIRLVMGTRKDIPGPDIGTPQKIMGWFIDEYEQCLGEHEP; from the coding sequence GTGGCTAAAAAGACAGCGTACGAAACAGCTATGGAGCAATTGGATTTAGTGGGTAAGCGTATGGGTTTGTCTGAAACTGTCATTGAGCAATTACGCGAACCGGAACGTAGCCTTAAGGTACGATTTCCGGTAAGAATGGACGACGGGAAAGTGAAAACTTTCACTGGTTATCGTGTCCAGCATAATTCGGCGCTTGGACCTACCAAGGGAGGCACACGCATACACCCCGAGGAAAGCTATCAGGATGTTGTGGCGCTATCATTTTGGATGACCATAAAGAACGCTTTGGCTGGTATTCCGGCTGGCGGCGCAAAAGGCGGCATAGTCGCTGATACGCTTAAGTTATCCGATAGCGAATTAGAGCGCGTCTGCAGAAAATATGTCCGTGAAATCAGGCTGGTAATGGGTACACGAAAAGATATCCCAGGCCCGGATATTGGGACCCCACAAAAAATAATGGGTTGGTTCATTGACGAATATGAACAGTGCTTAGGCGAACACGAACC
- the sucD gene encoding succinate--CoA ligase subunit alpha has protein sequence MAILVNQNTKVIIQGITGKQGMFHAQKMLDYGVHVVGGVTPGRGGQKVCNVPVFDTVKEAKSATNCNASMILVPPPFVLDAAVEAIESGIELIVIITEHVPVHDGIKIKTLADNAKCNVIGPNTIGVISPGKGMVGIMPGYIYSEGNVGIISRSGTLTHEIASNLTFRGIGQSTCLGIGGDPVIGTGFVKALQLLRDDDETKAVIMIGEIGGAAEEQAAEYIKTSSYPKPVYAFIAGQNAPQGKRMGHAGAIVEKGSGTVESKIETLRQAGVNVVNRFDELLEIKIN, from the coding sequence ATGGCTATACTGGTGAACCAAAACACAAAGGTCATAATTCAAGGAATAACGGGTAAACAAGGGATGTTCCATGCCCAAAAAATGCTCGATTATGGGGTTCATGTAGTCGGAGGAGTGACTCCAGGCAGGGGCGGGCAAAAAGTCTGTAATGTACCGGTATTTGATACGGTAAAGGAAGCTAAAAGCGCAACCAATTGTAATGCAAGCATGATTCTTGTGCCTCCACCGTTTGTTCTGGATGCTGCAGTGGAGGCAATTGAAAGTGGGATCGAGTTAATCGTAATAATCACCGAGCATGTACCCGTTCACGACGGAATAAAAATAAAAACGCTTGCTGATAACGCAAAGTGCAATGTTATCGGACCCAATACCATCGGTGTTATCAGCCCGGGAAAAGGCATGGTTGGTATTATGCCCGGTTACATCTATAGCGAAGGCAATGTAGGCATCATTTCCAGAAGCGGGACGCTTACCCATGAAATAGCCTCTAACCTTACCTTTCGGGGAATAGGGCAGTCGACTTGTTTGGGCATAGGTGGTGATCCGGTTATCGGGACAGGCTTTGTGAAGGCGCTGCAATTGCTTCGCGATGATGACGAGACAAAAGCTGTGATAATGATCGGTGAAATCGGAGGTGCCGCTGAGGAACAGGCAGCAGAATATATTAAAACCTCCTCTTATCCGAAACCCGTATATGCATTTATCGCGGGTCAAAACGCTCCCCAGGGCAAACGAATGGGACATGCGGGGGCAATTGTAGAAAAGGGCAGTGGCACCGTTGAATCTAAAATTGAGACCCTGCGGCAAGCGGGCGTAAACGTAGTAAACAGGTTTGACGAACTCTTGGAGATTAAGATTAATTAG